One region of Pseudoalteromonas galatheae genomic DNA includes:
- the glyQ gene encoding glycine--tRNA ligase subunit alpha has protein sequence MQKYDIKTFQGLILALQDYWAQQGCVVAQPLDMEVGAGTFHPMTFLKSIGPEPMSSAYVQPCRRPTDGRYGENPNRLQHYYQFQVVLKPSPENIQELYLGSLEALGIDTLTHEVRFVEDNWESPTLGAWGLGWEVWLNGMEVTQFTYFQQVGGIECSPVTGEITYGLERLAMYIQGVDSIYDLVWTDGPMGRVTYGDVFMQNEIEQSTYNFEYADVEALFKQFDQCEKESEKLIEAGLPLPAYEQVMKASHAFNLLDARHAISVTERQRYILRVRALSKACAQAYYDAREALGFPLCKDK, from the coding sequence ATGCAAAAATACGATATCAAAACCTTCCAAGGTTTGATCCTGGCTTTACAGGATTACTGGGCGCAGCAAGGCTGTGTTGTAGCTCAACCTTTAGATATGGAAGTTGGTGCGGGTACATTCCACCCGATGACCTTCCTTAAGTCCATTGGTCCTGAGCCAATGTCGAGCGCATACGTACAACCTTGTCGCCGCCCGACAGATGGTCGCTATGGTGAAAACCCTAACCGTCTTCAGCATTACTACCAATTCCAAGTTGTATTGAAGCCATCGCCTGAGAATATTCAGGAACTCTACCTCGGCTCTCTAGAAGCGCTGGGCATTGATACATTGACGCACGAAGTACGTTTTGTTGAAGACAACTGGGAATCACCAACGCTAGGTGCTTGGGGATTAGGTTGGGAAGTATGGTTGAATGGCATGGAAGTGACTCAGTTTACCTACTTCCAGCAAGTTGGCGGTATTGAATGTTCACCGGTAACGGGTGAAATTACTTATGGTTTAGAGCGCCTTGCAATGTATATACAAGGTGTAGATAGCATTTATGATCTCGTTTGGACAGATGGTCCAATGGGACGCGTAACTTATGGTGACGTGTTCATGCAAAACGAGATAGAACAGTCGACATATAACTTTGAATATGCGGATGTAGAGGCATTGTTCAAGCAGTTTGACCAGTGTGAAAAAGAAAGCGAAAAGCTAATCGAAGCAGGGCTTCCTCTACCAGCTTATGAGCAGGTAATGAAGGCATCTCATGCATTTAACCTGTTAGACGCACGTCACGCTATCTCAGTAACTGAGCGTCAGCGCTATATATTAAGAGTTCGTGCTTTATCAAAAGCCTGTGCACAGGCTTACTATGATGCACGTGAAGCACTTGGCTTCCCGCTTTGTAAGGATAAATAA